The following DNA comes from Myxococcales bacterium.
CGGCGACGTGCTCGCGCTGATTGGTCGCGGGGGCTTGCTCGAGAGTCATGGGACGCTGGTGGTCGAGAGCGCAAAACGCCATCCTTTGCCGGCGGTCTCCGATTTCGACCTGGAAATCGTCGACGAACGGGCGACCGGAGATACGAGAATCACGCGGCTGCGCGCCGCTCGGGGAGTAGAGATGGCGAAGCGGCGGGACGGCGACGCGAGTGCAGCCTCAGAGAGTTCCAAGGAAAGCAATGCCCAGAACAACACCGCCGAGCGTCTTGCGACGGTCGCGTTGTTTCCGGCCAGTTTCGATCCACCGACCAACGGTCATATTGATTTGATCGAACGCGCTCGAGAGGTGTTCGACGAAGTCGTGGTCGCAGTTGCGATCAACCTGGGCAAGACGGGCACATTCAGCTTCGAAGAGCGGCTGGAGATGCTCAACACGGTGACGGCGAACATGGACCGAGTACGCGTTGAGGGGTTTTCGGGGCTCGTTGTCGACCACGCCAAAGCCATGGGGGCTACGGTCATCATTCGTGGTCTGCGGGCGATGTCAGATTTTGAATACGAGTTCGAGATGGCATTGATGAACCGTCACATCGAGCCCGATCTCGAGACCATATTCATGATGAGTCGCCAGGAGTACCTCTACGTCAGCTCATCTCGACTCAAGGAACTGGTCCGATTCGGGGCCAGCGTCGACGACTTTGTTCCCCCGTCCATCGCCAAGCGGTTGCAGGAAAAACTGGGCAACTGAGGGGTCTTTGGGCTCGTTGGACCCTTGATCTTCGT
Coding sequences within:
- the coaD gene encoding pantetheine-phosphate adenylyltransferase → MRVVAGYLGSRALESPSSGVRPTSDRVRESIFSRLGDVGDCRVLDLFAGTGALGIEAISRGASAVVFVERARAAQRILAKNLENLELGAVSQVIRGEVKSSLKQMAGRGEQFDLIFMDPPYDSTEFGDVLALIGRGGLLESHGTLVVESAKRHPLPAVSDFDLEIVDERATGDTRITRLRAARGVEMAKRRDGDASAASESSKESNAQNNTAERLATVALFPASFDPPTNGHIDLIERAREVFDEVVVAVAINLGKTGTFSFEERLEMLNTVTANMDRVRVEGFSGLVVDHAKAMGATVIIRGLRAMSDFEYEFEMALMNRHIEPDLETIFMMSRQEYLYVSSSRLKELVRFGASVDDFVPPSIAKRLQEKLGN